One window from the genome of Bradyrhizobium xenonodulans encodes:
- the nikE gene encoding nickel ABC transporter ATP-binding protein NikE has product MSEELLGINDLYVAFSTRRGMVEAVRGVTLSVNKGEMLGLVGESGSGKSVTGFATTRLLDAAGRVTGGKILFRGQDVTKLRGDDLRQLQGAAMSMIFQNPRAALNPIRAIGLQIADAILTHKRISKDAARAEALDLLRAVQIRDPETRMNAYPHELSGGMCQRVMIAIAISCNPALLIADEPTTGLDVTTQKVVMDLLADIAAARGMATILITHDLGLAARYCRRIAVMERGRIVEEASPKALFSAPQHAYTRRLVAASPTATSRIEDLVTEEERERHAAVISKPRQELPHGTPPLLEVRKLAKRFDEGSAAVADFSMTMAGGESVGLVGESGSGKSTTSRMICRLIDPSEGDIVFDGQSIGHVASRDFHRSPLRKDIQMVFQDPNESLNPRFAAFDCIAHPLMRLGGLRAGDALRKRVEECAERVGLPLDLLPRFPHQLSGGQKARVGIARAIACRPRLLVLDEPTAALDVSVQAVVLQLLDRLRRENDIALLFVSHDLNVVRMLCDRTIVLRNGGIVEQGESRALFDNPKTDYTRKLVEAIPHIETGPALVAAL; this is encoded by the coding sequence ATGAGCGAGGAGCTGCTGGGGATCAACGACCTCTACGTCGCGTTCTCGACGCGGCGCGGCATGGTCGAGGCCGTGCGCGGCGTGACGCTCTCCGTCAACAAGGGCGAGATGCTCGGCCTCGTCGGCGAGAGCGGCTCGGGCAAATCGGTCACCGGCTTTGCGACCACGCGGCTGCTGGATGCGGCCGGGCGCGTCACCGGCGGAAAAATCCTGTTTCGCGGGCAGGATGTGACGAAGCTCCGGGGCGATGACCTCCGTCAGCTCCAGGGCGCTGCCATGTCCATGATCTTCCAGAATCCGCGGGCGGCACTGAACCCGATCCGTGCGATCGGGTTGCAGATCGCGGACGCGATCCTCACCCACAAGCGGATATCGAAAGACGCCGCGCGCGCCGAGGCGCTGGACCTGCTGCGCGCCGTCCAGATCCGAGATCCCGAAACCCGGATGAATGCCTATCCGCACGAGCTTTCGGGCGGCATGTGCCAGCGCGTCATGATCGCGATCGCGATCTCCTGCAATCCCGCGCTGCTGATCGCGGACGAGCCGACCACCGGCCTCGACGTCACCACGCAGAAGGTGGTGATGGATCTGCTCGCAGATATTGCTGCCGCGCGCGGCATGGCGACGATCCTGATCACGCATGACCTCGGGCTCGCCGCCCGCTATTGCCGCCGCATCGCCGTGATGGAGCGCGGCCGCATCGTCGAGGAGGCGAGCCCCAAGGCGCTCTTCAGCGCGCCGCAGCACGCGTATACGAGGCGCCTCGTGGCGGCATCGCCGACAGCGACGTCCCGGATCGAGGATCTCGTCACGGAGGAGGAGCGGGAGCGCCACGCGGCCGTTATCAGCAAGCCCCGACAAGAGCTTCCGCACGGCACGCCGCCGCTGCTGGAGGTCCGCAAGCTCGCCAAGCGTTTTGATGAGGGCTCCGCGGCGGTAGCGGATTTTTCCATGACGATGGCCGGCGGCGAGAGCGTCGGGCTCGTCGGCGAGTCCGGTTCCGGCAAGAGCACGACGTCGCGGATGATCTGCCGGCTGATCGATCCGAGCGAAGGCGACATCGTGTTCGACGGGCAGTCGATCGGTCATGTCGCATCGCGCGACTTTCATCGCTCGCCCTTGCGCAAGGACATCCAGATGGTCTTCCAGGACCCGAACGAGAGCCTCAACCCGCGCTTTGCGGCGTTCGACTGCATCGCCCATCCCCTGATGCGGCTCGGCGGCCTGCGTGCGGGCGACGCGCTGCGCAAGCGAGTGGAAGAGTGTGCAGAGCGGGTGGGCCTGCCGCTGGACCTCTTGCCGCGCTTTCCGCACCAGCTTTCCGGCGGCCAGAAGGCCCGCGTCGGCATCGCCCGCGCCATCGCCTGCCGGCCGCGGCTTCTCGTGCTGGACGAGCCGACCGCCGCGCTCGACGTCTCCGTGCAGGCGGTGGTGCTGCAACTGCTCGATCGTCTCAGGCGCGAGAACGACATCGCGCTGCTGTTCGTCAGCCACGACCTCAACGTCGTCCGCATGCTCTGCGACCGCACCATCGTGCTGCGCAACGGCGGCATCGTGGAGCAGGGGGAGAGCCGGGCGCTGTTCGATAATCCGAAAACCGACTACACGCGCAAGCTGGTCGAGGCGATCCCCCATATCGAGACCGGGCCGGCATTGGTGGCCGCGCTTTGA
- a CDS encoding ABC transporter substrate-binding protein gives MDRRTVLKGLAGAGGLALSGGLSAPAIAQGASARTLRFVPQANLANFDPIWGTQYVVRNAAALVWDTLYGIDAKLQPQRQMVESEETSDDGKTWTFKLRPGLKFHDGEPVLSKDVVASLSRWAARDPMGLMIIAIQQELTAVDDRTFKWVLKQPFPKMLYALAKNNAPCSFIMPERIAKTDPFKQITEYVGSGPMKFAKSEWVPGAKSVFEKFADYVPRQEKASWLAGGKQILVDRVEWLVMPDPATAAAALQNGEVDWWENPIADLVPVLKKNKNISVDIGDPLGNIGSFRMNHLFAPFNDVRARRAVLMALSQEDYMRAIVGDDDALWKSLPGFFTPDTPLYSDMGGEILKGKRDFDAAKKLLAESGYSGQPVTCLVAQDQPITKAQGDVTADLLKKLGMNVDFVATDWGTVGSRRAAKTPPGQGGWNMFHSWHAGADCITPAAYTAIRANGDKAWFGWPNSPNTEKEITSWFDAKNLDEEKAAIGRVNKAAIEDVVYAPTGFFLTYTAWRKNVSGITKGPLPFFWGVTKSA, from the coding sequence ATGGATCGCAGGACCGTATTGAAGGGGCTGGCCGGCGCAGGCGGTCTGGCATTGTCGGGCGGCCTCTCGGCCCCGGCGATCGCACAGGGCGCTTCGGCCCGCACGCTGCGCTTCGTGCCGCAGGCCAATCTCGCCAATTTCGACCCCATCTGGGGCACGCAATACGTCGTGCGCAATGCCGCCGCGCTGGTCTGGGATACGCTTTACGGCATCGACGCGAAGCTTCAGCCGCAGCGTCAGATGGTCGAGTCCGAGGAGACCTCGGACGACGGCAAGACCTGGACGTTCAAGCTGCGCCCGGGCCTCAAATTCCATGATGGCGAGCCGGTGCTCAGCAAGGACGTCGTCGCGAGCCTGTCGCGCTGGGCCGCGCGCGATCCGATGGGCCTGATGATCATTGCGATCCAGCAGGAATTGACCGCCGTCGACGACCGCACCTTCAAATGGGTCTTGAAGCAGCCCTTCCCGAAAATGCTCTACGCGCTCGCCAAGAACAACGCGCCGTGCTCTTTCATCATGCCCGAGCGCATCGCGAAGACCGATCCGTTCAAGCAGATCACCGAGTATGTCGGCTCTGGGCCGATGAAGTTCGCCAAGAGTGAATGGGTCCCCGGCGCCAAGTCGGTGTTCGAGAAATTTGCCGATTACGTGCCGCGGCAGGAGAAGGCGTCGTGGCTGGCCGGTGGCAAGCAGATCCTGGTCGATCGCGTCGAGTGGCTGGTGATGCCGGATCCCGCCACTGCGGCCGCGGCCTTGCAGAACGGTGAGGTTGACTGGTGGGAGAATCCGATCGCCGATCTCGTGCCCGTGCTGAAGAAGAACAAGAACATCAGCGTCGATATCGGCGATCCCCTTGGCAATATCGGCTCGTTCCGCATGAACCATCTGTTCGCGCCGTTTAACGACGTGCGGGCAAGGCGCGCGGTGCTGATGGCGCTGAGCCAGGAAGACTATATGCGCGCGATCGTCGGTGACGACGACGCGCTATGGAAGTCGCTGCCGGGCTTCTTCACGCCGGACACCCCGCTCTACAGCGACATGGGCGGCGAAATTCTCAAGGGCAAGCGCGATTTCGACGCGGCCAAGAAGCTGCTCGCCGAGAGCGGCTATTCCGGCCAGCCGGTGACGTGCCTCGTTGCGCAGGATCAGCCGATCACCAAGGCGCAGGGCGACGTCACCGCCGACCTGCTCAAGAAGCTCGGTATGAATGTCGACTTCGTCGCGACCGACTGGGGCACGGTCGGCTCCCGCCGCGCGGCAAAGACGCCGCCGGGCCAGGGCGGCTGGAATATGTTCCACAGCTGGCATGCCGGCGCCGACTGCATCACGCCGGCCGCCTACACCGCCATCCGCGCCAATGGTGACAAGGCCTGGTTCGGCTGGCCCAACAGCCCGAATACCGAGAAGGAGATCACGTCCTGGTTCGACGCCAAGAATCTCGACGAAGAGAAGGCGGCGATCGGGCGGGTCAACAAGGCGGCGATCGAGGACGTCGTCTATGCGCCGACCGGCTTCTTCCTGACCTACACGGCCTGGCGCAAGAACGTCTCCGGCATCACCAAGGGGCCGCTGCCGTTCTTCTGGGGCGTGACGAAGTCCGCATGA
- a CDS encoding ABC transporter permease, translated as MLSYILRRIVATLPVMAIVALFVFSLLYIAPGDPAVVIAGDQASPEDVERIRQSLGLDRPFLIQFGSWVWRILHGDLGTSIFTNLPVSTMIGQRLGPTLSLMIITLLLTIVVAVPLGVVAAWKAGSLIDRAIMAFAVFGFSLPVFVVGYMLAYIFALELEWLPVQGYTPLTQGFWPWLENLILPAIALGCVYIALVARITRATMLEVLQQDYIRTARAKGMGQGGILFIHALKNAAVPIVTVIGIGIALLIGGAVVTESVFAIPGLGRLTIDAILRRDYPVIQGIVLLFSFVYVLVNLMIDVIYTLVDPRIRY; from the coding sequence ATGCTCTCCTACATCCTCCGTCGCATCGTCGCGACCTTGCCAGTGATGGCGATCGTCGCGCTGTTCGTGTTCAGCCTGCTCTACATCGCGCCGGGTGATCCCGCCGTGGTGATCGCGGGCGACCAGGCAAGCCCGGAGGATGTGGAGCGCATTCGCCAGAGTCTCGGCCTCGACCGGCCCTTCCTGATCCAGTTCGGAAGCTGGGTCTGGCGCATCCTGCACGGCGATCTCGGGACCTCGATCTTCACCAATTTGCCGGTCTCGACCATGATCGGGCAGCGGTTGGGGCCGACGCTGTCGCTGATGATCATCACGCTGCTGCTCACGATCGTGGTCGCGGTGCCGCTCGGCGTGGTGGCGGCGTGGAAGGCCGGCAGCCTGATCGACCGGGCCATCATGGCCTTCGCCGTGTTCGGCTTCTCGCTGCCGGTGTTCGTGGTCGGTTACATGCTCGCCTATATCTTCGCGCTCGAGCTCGAGTGGCTTCCGGTGCAGGGCTATACGCCGCTCACGCAGGGCTTCTGGCCGTGGCTGGAAAACCTGATCCTGCCGGCGATCGCACTCGGCTGCGTCTACATCGCGCTGGTCGCGCGCATCACCCGCGCCACCATGCTCGAAGTCCTGCAGCAGGACTATATCCGCACGGCGCGCGCCAAGGGCATGGGGCAGGGCGGCATCCTGTTCATCCACGCGCTCAAGAACGCGGCGGTGCCGATCGTGACCGTGATCGGGATCGGCATCGCGCTCCTGATCGGCGGCGCGGTCGTGACCGAAAGCGTGTTCGCGATCCCCGGCCTCGGCCGGCTCACGATCGACGCGATCCTGCGCCGCGACTATCCCGTCATCCAGGGCATCGTGCTGCTGTTCAGCTTCGTCTACGTCCTCGTCAATTTGATGATCGACGTCATCTATACGCTCGTTGACCCGAGGATCCGCTATTGA
- a CDS encoding ABC transporter permease → MTDMTVNPQALPAGFVLAPQLPEIQRPVTIRRGFIGLLRGHPTVAIGGALLLTLVLIAVFAPYLWTVDPTALAPAKRTRAPSALYWFGTDVLGRDIYSRVMFGARVSLTVGLSVAILASAAGLAIGIVSGFVRWADGILMRFMDGLMSIPPILLAIALMALTRGSVGNVILAITIAEIPRVSRLVRSVVLSLREQPYVDAAVACGTRTPMIILRHILPNTLAPMLVQATYICASAMITEAILSFIGAGTPPTIPSWGNIMAEGRALWQVKPYIVFFPAAFLSVTVLAVNLLGDGLRDALDPRMAKSL, encoded by the coding sequence TTGACCGATATGACCGTCAACCCGCAAGCATTGCCGGCCGGCTTCGTTCTCGCGCCGCAACTGCCTGAAATCCAGCGGCCGGTCACGATCCGCCGCGGCTTCATTGGTCTCTTGCGCGGCCATCCCACGGTCGCGATCGGCGGTGCACTGCTGCTGACGCTGGTTCTGATTGCGGTCTTTGCGCCGTATCTATGGACGGTCGATCCGACGGCACTTGCGCCGGCCAAGCGGACACGCGCGCCGTCCGCGCTTTACTGGTTCGGCACCGACGTGCTGGGCCGCGACATCTATTCGCGCGTGATGTTCGGCGCCCGCGTCTCGCTCACGGTCGGCCTGTCGGTTGCGATCCTCGCGTCCGCGGCGGGTCTGGCGATCGGCATCGTCTCCGGCTTCGTCCGCTGGGCCGACGGCATCCTGATGCGCTTCATGGACGGCTTGATGTCGATTCCGCCGATCCTGCTGGCGATCGCGCTGATGGCGCTCACGCGCGGCAGCGTCGGCAACGTCATCCTGGCCATCACCATCGCCGAGATCCCGAGGGTTTCTCGTCTTGTCCGTAGTGTGGTGCTGTCGCTGCGCGAGCAGCCCTATGTGGACGCGGCCGTGGCCTGCGGCACGCGCACGCCGATGATCATCTTGCGCCATATCCTGCCCAACACGCTGGCGCCGATGCTGGTGCAGGCGACTTACATCTGCGCCAGCGCCATGATCACGGAGGCGATCCTGTCTTTCATCGGTGCGGGCACGCCGCCGACCATTCCGTCCTGGGGCAACATCATGGCCGAGGGCCGCGCGCTGTGGCAGGTCAAGCCCTACATCGTGTTCTTCCCGGCGGCGTTCCTCTCCGTCACCGTGCTCGCGGTGAATCTGCTCGGCGACGGCCTTCGCGATGCGCTCGATCCGCGCATGGCCAAGAGCCTCTGA
- a CDS encoding ABC transporter ATP-binding protein, protein MALLEVENLQTHFRTPGGINRAVDGVSFQVNEGETLAIVGESGCGKSVTSMSLMRLIPEPPGKIAGTIRFAGRDLLQLSDREMRAIRGNDISMIFQEPMTSLNPVLTVGRQIRETLMIHQGLDQAAAEAHAIEMLTLVGIPEPKRRVREYPHQLSGGMRQRVMIAIALACNPKLLIADEPTTALDVTIQAQILKLMLGLKQRVGAAIILITHDLGVVAEIAERVMVMYAGRKVEEAPVAELFRSPRHPYTQGLLGAVPRLGSSLTGTARRLAEIPGQVPDLRKPIIGCVFAGRCALATDLCRQYAPGLEEKGPRHVAACHYAAKGAVAA, encoded by the coding sequence ATGGCATTGCTCGAAGTCGAGAACCTCCAGACCCATTTCCGCACCCCCGGCGGCATCAACCGCGCGGTGGACGGCGTGTCCTTTCAGGTCAACGAAGGCGAGACGCTCGCCATCGTCGGTGAGTCCGGCTGCGGCAAGTCGGTGACCTCGATGTCCTTGATGCGGCTGATCCCGGAGCCGCCGGGCAAGATCGCAGGCACGATCCGCTTTGCGGGCCGGGACCTGCTGCAACTGTCCGATCGCGAGATGCGCGCCATTCGCGGCAACGACATCTCGATGATCTTTCAGGAGCCGATGACGAGCCTCAACCCGGTCCTGACCGTCGGCCGCCAGATCCGCGAGACGCTGATGATCCATCAGGGCCTCGACCAGGCGGCCGCCGAGGCGCACGCGATCGAGATGCTGACGCTGGTCGGCATTCCCGAGCCGAAGCGGCGCGTGCGCGAATATCCGCACCAGCTCTCCGGCGGCATGCGCCAGCGCGTCATGATCGCCATCGCGCTCGCCTGCAATCCAAAACTCCTGATTGCGGACGAGCCGACCACCGCGCTCGACGTGACGATCCAGGCGCAGATCCTGAAGCTGATGCTGGGCCTGAAGCAGCGGGTCGGCGCCGCCATCATCCTGATCACCCACGATCTCGGCGTCGTCGCCGAGATCGCCGAGCGCGTCATGGTGATGTATGCCGGCCGCAAGGTCGAGGAGGCGCCGGTGGCCGAGCTGTTTCGCTCGCCGCGGCATCCCTATACGCAGGGCCTGCTCGGCGCCGTGCCACGCCTAGGTTCCTCGCTGACAGGCACCGCGCGGCGTCTGGCTGAGATTCCCGGGCAGGTACCCGATCTCCGCAAGCCGATCATCGGCTGCGTCTTCGCCGGTCGCTGCGCGCTCGCGACAGATCTCTGCCGCCAATATGCGCCGGGGCTCGAAGAAAAGGGCCCACGCCACGTCGCCGCCTGCCACTATGCTGCCAAGGGGGCCGTCGCGGCATGA
- a CDS encoding ABC transporter ATP-binding protein, giving the protein MSPPLLQVNDLKKHFPVNRGLFGRKSEWVYAVDGVSFEIAKGETLSLVGESGCGKSTVGRAILRLFDITAGQVILDGQRIDDAAPSTMRQMRRRVQVVFQDPFSSLNPRMRVRDILAEPIRNFGLAKSAADLETRVTALMDTVRLPREALNRRPHEFSGGQRQRIGIARALAAEPELIVCDEAVSALDVSVKAQIVNLLQDLQREFGLALLFISHDLAIVEHMTHRVAVMYLGKIVEVAPRQEIFAAPKHPYTRALLSAVPLPEPGAHRNPIILKGDVPSPINPPKGCRFHTRCPLVFDRCRTEEPVLRATGPEQWVACHLEDGAAAMSG; this is encoded by the coding sequence ATGAGTCCTCCGCTGCTCCAGGTCAACGACCTCAAGAAGCATTTTCCGGTCAACAGGGGCCTGTTCGGGCGCAAGTCCGAATGGGTCTATGCCGTCGACGGCGTCTCCTTCGAGATCGCGAAGGGCGAGACGTTGTCGCTGGTCGGCGAGTCTGGCTGCGGCAAGTCGACGGTCGGCCGTGCGATCCTGCGGCTGTTCGACATCACCGCGGGGCAGGTCATTCTCGACGGCCAGCGGATCGACGACGCCGCGCCGAGCACGATGCGCCAGATGCGCCGCCGCGTTCAGGTGGTGTTCCAGGACCCGTTCTCGAGCCTCAATCCGCGCATGCGCGTGCGCGACATCCTGGCCGAGCCGATCCGCAATTTCGGCCTCGCGAAGTCCGCGGCCGATCTCGAAACGCGCGTCACGGCACTTATGGACACGGTGCGGCTGCCGCGCGAGGCGCTCAACCGCAGGCCGCACGAATTCTCCGGCGGCCAGCGTCAGCGCATCGGCATCGCGCGGGCGCTCGCGGCCGAGCCCGAGCTGATCGTCTGCGACGAGGCCGTCTCCGCGCTCGACGTCTCGGTCAAGGCGCAGATCGTCAATCTCTTGCAGGATCTCCAGCGCGAGTTCGGCCTCGCGCTGCTGTTCATCAGCCATGACCTTGCGATCGTCGAGCACATGACCCACCGCGTTGCGGTGATGTATCTCGGCAAGATCGTCGAAGTGGCGCCGCGACAGGAGATCTTTGCTGCGCCAAAGCATCCCTACACCAGGGCGTTGCTCTCGGCCGTGCCACTGCCCGAGCCCGGTGCCCACCGCAACCCGATCATCCTCAAGGGCGACGTGCCGAGCCCAATCAATCCGCCGAAGGGATGCCGCTTCCACACCCGTTGCCCGCTCGTCTTCGACCGCTGCCGCACCGAGGAGCCGGTGCTGCGTGCAACCGGACCCGAGCAGTGGGTGGCGTGTCACCTCGAGGACGGCGCGGCGGCGATGAGCGGATAG
- a CDS encoding YciI family protein yields MLFAIHALDRAGALPTRLANYDAHKAFLSDTSRFGVKIVMSGPLVSDDGATMIGSLFLIEAPGRSEVEAFNRADPFAAAGIWEKVTITGFLRRQG; encoded by the coding sequence ATGCTGTTCGCCATTCACGCGCTCGACCGCGCCGGCGCGCTGCCGACCCGGCTTGCCAATTACGACGCCCACAAGGCCTTCCTCAGCGATACTTCGCGCTTCGGCGTCAAGATCGTGATGTCGGGGCCGCTCGTCTCCGACGACGGCGCGACCATGATCGGCAGCCTGTTCCTGATCGAGGCGCCGGGCCGCAGCGAGGTCGAAGCCTTCAACCGTGCCGATCCGTTTGCGGCGGCCGGCATCTGGGAGAAGGTCACGATCACGGGCTTCCTGCGCCGGCAGGGCTGA
- a CDS encoding sugar ABC transporter substrate-binding protein has product MKQILGYLTLPLLMAAALATQARADGETIAVFTKNQTNPFFQTVRVGADNMAKTLNAKTLQYIPTKPDSIPEQLSQIEDVVVKKPSAIVFTPVDYKAMVPGVEKINEAKIPVVNITDRSAGGKFLSFVGADDYSLGLETARFLLKALGGKGNIVIIEGVKGSLTNVDRVRGFNDALKENTGAKLLASQPGNYQRLQALQVMENLMQSNSQIDGVLAANDAMAVGAIEALDGANRKAQVIGINGTKEAIDAIKSGKLLASGDYNGFAQGCLGTMMAIRSLRNQPVINEIVLKPTVITKDNYQPFDVPLEQRTCPTFEDAGKLSAK; this is encoded by the coding sequence ATGAAACAGATACTGGGTTACCTGACGCTACCGCTACTGATGGCCGCGGCTCTCGCCACGCAAGCGCGCGCCGACGGCGAGACCATAGCCGTCTTCACCAAGAACCAGACCAACCCGTTCTTCCAGACCGTGCGGGTCGGCGCCGACAACATGGCGAAGACGCTGAACGCCAAGACCCTGCAATACATCCCGACCAAGCCGGACTCGATCCCCGAGCAACTCAGCCAGATCGAGGACGTCGTGGTGAAGAAGCCGAGCGCGATCGTGTTCACGCCGGTCGACTACAAGGCAATGGTGCCGGGCGTCGAGAAGATCAACGAGGCCAAGATCCCGGTCGTCAACATCACCGACCGCTCCGCCGGCGGCAAGTTCCTCTCCTTCGTCGGCGCCGACGATTACAGCCTCGGGCTCGAGACCGCGCGCTTCCTGCTCAAGGCGCTGGGCGGCAAGGGCAACATCGTCATCATCGAGGGCGTCAAGGGCTCGCTGACCAATGTCGACCGCGTCCGCGGCTTCAACGACGCGCTGAAGGAGAACACGGGCGCCAAGCTGCTGGCCTCGCAGCCGGGTAACTATCAGCGGCTCCAGGCGCTCCAGGTGATGGAAAACCTGATGCAGTCGAATTCGCAGATCGACGGCGTTCTCGCGGCCAACGACGCCATGGCGGTCGGCGCGATCGAGGCGCTCGACGGCGCCAACCGGAAAGCCCAGGTGATCGGCATCAACGGCACCAAGGAGGCGATCGACGCGATCAAGTCCGGCAAGCTGCTCGCAAGCGGCGACTACAACGGATTTGCGCAAGGCTGCCTCGGCACCATGATGGCGATCCGCAGCTTGCGCAATCAGCCCGTGATCAACGAGATCGTGCTGAAGCCGACCGTCATCACCAAGGACAATTACCAGCCGTTCGACGTGCCGCTGGAGCAGCGGACGTGCCCGACCTTCGAGGACGCGGGCAAGCTCAGCGCCAAGTAA
- a CDS encoding ABC transporter permease translates to MTDITKDAMMPPRSFLSQDAIQVFYRLLAALLICAVLAVLSDSFLSLGNILNVLRQASLTFFIASGLTLVVLTAGLDLSVGANVALSACIAGTVIHKTGSPALGILTGLACGGIVGLLNGVMVTALRIPSFIATYGMLWVLNGLTYWYMAGETLHGFPAGFRQIGSGYLFGLPIPVYLLLVFLGIGTLFAQRTIWGQEIYAIGANPVAARLSGIPVARRLLLVYAVSGTMAGLASIIFLSRLNSAEADIGESLTLPAIAAVLIGGTSLFGGVGTVFGTFIGALILTLVLNGMNLLSVSANWQPLVTGIIVILAVWLDMKTRRRAQ, encoded by the coding sequence ATGACCGACATCACCAAGGACGCCATGATGCCGCCCCGCTCGTTCCTGTCGCAGGATGCGATCCAGGTGTTCTATCGCCTGCTCGCGGCGCTGCTGATTTGCGCGGTGCTCGCCGTGCTCAGCGATTCCTTCCTGAGCCTCGGCAACATCCTCAATGTGCTGAGGCAAGCGAGCCTGACCTTCTTCATCGCCTCCGGCCTGACGCTGGTGGTGCTGACCGCCGGTCTCGATCTCTCCGTCGGCGCCAATGTCGCGCTGTCCGCCTGCATCGCCGGCACCGTGATCCACAAGACCGGCTCGCCGGCGCTCGGCATCCTCACCGGGCTTGCCTGCGGCGGCATCGTCGGGCTCCTCAACGGCGTGATGGTGACCGCGCTGCGCATCCCCTCCTTCATCGCCACCTACGGCATGCTCTGGGTGCTGAACGGCCTGACTTACTGGTACATGGCGGGCGAAACGCTGCACGGCTTCCCCGCGGGCTTCCGCCAGATCGGCAGCGGCTATTTGTTCGGGCTGCCGATCCCGGTCTACCTGCTGCTGGTCTTCCTCGGAATCGGAACGTTGTTTGCGCAGCGCACGATCTGGGGCCAGGAGATCTATGCGATCGGCGCCAATCCGGTCGCCGCGCGCCTGTCCGGCATTCCGGTCGCGCGCCGCCTGCTGCTGGTCTATGCGGTCTCCGGCACCATGGCGGGGCTTGCCTCGATCATCTTCCTGTCGCGGCTGAACTCGGCCGAGGCCGACATCGGCGAAAGCCTGACGCTGCCAGCGATCGCGGCCGTGCTGATCGGCGGCACCTCGCTGTTCGGTGGTGTCGGCACCGTGTTCGGTACCTTCATCGGCGCGCTGATCCTGACGCTGGTGCTGAACGGCATGAATCTCTTGTCGGTCAGCGCCAACTGGCAGCCGCTGGTGACAGGCATCATCGTCATTCTCGCGGTCTGGCTCGACATGAAGACCCGCCGGCGCGCGCAATGA
- a CDS encoding ABC transporter permease, with product MREAAVVTQSNPLQRVPGVAIVLALLIALFSTIAPGFLSLANLSNVLVQSTILTMLALPMTLIIMTEGLDLSMGAVLTLTSLCVAIVSLATHSMLLGLGAGLLVGAAFGIANGWLVAILGIPPFVATLGTLGMAQGLSLIVSDGQSVVGIPHSVRDIYSATLLGIPVPIVMALVTYAAFHGLLYHTRFGTYIFALGGNREALRYAGLSPNKLLIAVYAIGGAMAGIAGLLMTARMNSGHPTAGLGLEFDAIAAVAVGGTSFERGNGWLLGTVLGVLSVGVLRNGLNLISLPSSVQVASVGVLVIVALFLDGIRSRA from the coding sequence ATGCGTGAAGCCGCGGTCGTTACCCAATCCAATCCACTGCAGCGCGTTCCGGGCGTTGCCATCGTGCTGGCGCTCTTGATTGCGCTCTTCAGCACGATCGCACCCGGCTTCCTGTCGCTCGCCAACCTCTCCAACGTGCTGGTGCAGTCGACCATCCTGACCATGCTCGCGCTGCCGATGACCCTGATCATCATGACCGAGGGGCTGGACCTGTCGATGGGCGCGGTGCTGACGCTGACCTCGCTCTGCGTCGCCATCGTGTCGCTCGCGACCCACTCGATGCTGCTGGGCCTTGGAGCCGGTCTGCTGGTCGGCGCGGCCTTCGGCATCGCCAATGGCTGGCTGGTCGCCATCCTCGGCATCCCGCCCTTCGTCGCGACGCTCGGCACGCTCGGCATGGCGCAGGGCCTGTCGCTGATCGTCAGCGACGGCCAGAGCGTGGTCGGCATCCCCCATAGCGTGCGCGACATCTATTCGGCGACGCTGCTCGGCATTCCGGTGCCGATCGTGATGGCGCTCGTCACCTATGCCGCCTTCCACGGCCTGCTCTATCACACCCGCTTCGGCACCTATATCTTCGCGCTCGGTGGCAACCGCGAGGCGCTGCGCTATGCCGGCCTCTCGCCGAACAAGCTGCTGATCGCGGTTTACGCGATCGGCGGCGCCATGGCCGGCATCGCGGGCCTGTTGATGACCGCGCGCATGAACTCCGGCCATCCCACCGCCGGCCTCGGCCTCGAATTCGATGCCATCGCGGCCGTTGCCGTCGGCGGCACCTCGTTCGAGCGCGGCAATGGCTGGCTGCTCGGCACGGTGCTGGGGGTCCTCTCGGTCGGCGTGCTGCGCAACGGGCTGAACCTGATCTCACTGCCGTCCTCGGTACAGGTCGCAAGCGTCGGCGTCCTCGTCATCGTCGCCCTGTTCCTCGACGGCATCAGGAGCCGCGCATGA